Proteins encoded in a region of the Ktedonobacteraceae bacterium genome:
- a CDS encoding zinc-ribbon domain containing protein: MMSNEGYEDRILTCRDCGEDFAFTAGEQEFYASKGLTNAPARCPSCRAARRNGQSAMPRSSSRSSEHYETTCATCGRPTSVPFVPREDRPVYCSDCFQAQRASRGSYRDDSRSYSGSGSSYGGGRGRDRRDRRDNRW, encoded by the coding sequence ATGATGTCCAATGAAGGATACGAGGATCGTATCCTCACCTGCCGCGACTGCGGCGAGGATTTCGCCTTTACTGCTGGCGAACAGGAATTTTACGCCAGCAAGGGCCTTACCAATGCCCCCGCTCGTTGTCCCTCCTGTCGTGCCGCCAGGCGTAATGGTCAGTCTGCGATGCCGCGTTCTTCTTCGCGCAGCAGCGAACACTATGAGACAACCTGCGCCACCTGCGGGCGACCAACGTCTGTGCCATTCGTCCCACGCGAAGATCGTCCCGTCTATTGTAGTGATTGCTTCCAGGCGCAACGCGCCTCCCGCGGCTCTTACCGCGATGACTCACGCAGTTATAGCGGTAGTGGCAGTAGTTACGGCGGTGGTCGTGGCCGTGATCGACGTGACCGCCGCGATAATCGCTGGTAG
- a CDS encoding ABC transporter permease, translating to MPESRIAVPAVADPSPAPPKKPAARRRNRRLRGLSGIYQSCISALQSLRSNKTRSLLTSLGIIIGVGAVIVMISIGEASAASINQRLSGLNPTEIIIRPGSASSGGVRQGGGTLQTLTQADADAIASQVPNVAAVSPVINVNGQVVFRDQNWATAVQGVYPDYQQIGSWQVQEGNFFTSADEQNAAAVAVIGQTAVTNLFTPLGVDPLGQQIRIGNVPFTVVGVLASKGAAGGFGNADDVAYVPLSTAQQRLSHIQYVNSIDVTATGTAQVNNVQAAVEQLLEQRHHITNPQNDDFTIQNQSAILSTVEGTSQTLTVLLVGVASISLIVGGIGIMNIMLVSVTERTREIGIRMAIGARPRDVLTQFLIEAIMLSALGGIVGIALGIGGALAYAIFTQNSFVLSPLAVLLAFGFAAIVGIIFGYYPARRAARLDPIVALRTE from the coding sequence ATGCCAGAATCTCGTATCGCTGTACCAGCCGTAGCTGATCCTTCTCCTGCGCCACCCAAAAAGCCTGCCGCGCGCAGGCGCAACCGGCGCCTGCGCGGATTATCCGGCATCTATCAGAGTTGCATCAGCGCCTTGCAATCTCTGCGTTCAAACAAGACGCGTTCTCTGCTCACATCGCTGGGTATTATTATCGGCGTAGGCGCCGTCATCGTCATGATCTCTATCGGCGAAGCCAGCGCAGCGTCTATAAACCAGCGCCTCTCCGGCCTCAATCCAACGGAGATCATCATCCGGCCCGGCAGTGCCAGCAGCGGCGGTGTGCGCCAGGGCGGGGGCACTTTGCAGACGCTGACCCAGGCTGACGCCGATGCCATCGCCTCTCAGGTGCCCAATGTTGCAGCCGTCAGCCCCGTCATTAATGTCAATGGGCAGGTCGTCTTCCGCGACCAGAACTGGGCAACAGCTGTGCAAGGCGTCTATCCCGACTACCAGCAGATTGGCAGCTGGCAGGTGCAGGAGGGCAATTTCTTCACCTCCGCCGATGAGCAGAATGCCGCTGCCGTCGCCGTGATTGGTCAAACCGCCGTCACAAACCTCTTTACGCCGCTGGGCGTCGACCCGCTGGGACAGCAAATTCGTATTGGCAACGTGCCGTTTACGGTCGTCGGCGTGCTCGCCTCGAAAGGAGCGGCAGGTGGCTTCGGCAATGCCGATGATGTCGCCTACGTCCCCTTAAGCACGGCCCAGCAGCGTCTTTCACATATCCAGTACGTCAATTCCATCGATGTCACGGCTACCGGCACAGCGCAGGTCAACAATGTACAGGCTGCCGTAGAACAGCTTTTGGAGCAGCGCCACCACATCACTAACCCGCAGAACGACGACTTTACCATCCAGAACCAGTCTGCGATACTCTCTACCGTGGAGGGAACAAGTCAGACGCTCACCGTTTTGCTGGTGGGCGTGGCCTCGATCTCCCTTATCGTGGGCGGAATCGGCATCATGAACATCATGCTTGTCTCGGTCACCGAACGCACGCGTGAGATTGGCATCCGTATGGCAATCGGCGCCCGCCCCCGCGATGTCCTGACGCAGTTTCTGATCGAAGCCATCATGCTCAGCGCGCTGGGAGGAATCGTGGGCATAGCACTGGGTATCGGTGGAGCGCTGGCCTACGCCATCTTCACGCAAAACTCATTCGTGCTATCGCCATTAGCAGTGTTGCTGGCCTTCGGCTTCGCTGCCATTGTCGGCATCATCTTCGGCTACTATCCCGCCAGGCGCGCGGCGCGCCTCGATCCGATAGTCGCCCTACGAACGGAATGA
- a CDS encoding MBL fold metallo-hydrolase — protein sequence METAIEDKQQFPPIAQQPRRVHTITDRFSMVNTYLIHDERIVVVDPCSVLNARLLLDYLQHFLHRAATDIDLIVLTSLHPDHTGGITSLRQACSAPVAASILARKLVEPWQESNRTFIYPPHALNEAERVSMTHALELSTASYARQVQLVDIWLEDVAGLPNHLDWRVIASPGLTPESLCLYNPFSYELLSGDTIIATERSGAGFNPQERASMLLRAGRNRWQQEQTLQVLRDLKVHYLYPGHGRQILARQAIRSIRVE from the coding sequence TTGGAAACAGCCATAGAGGATAAACAACAATTTCCACCCATTGCCCAGCAACCACGCAGGGTGCATACCATCACTGATCGCTTTTCAATGGTGAATACCTATCTTATTCATGATGAGCGTATCGTAGTGGTTGACCCCTGTTCAGTGTTGAACGCGCGCCTGCTACTGGACTATCTCCAACACTTCTTACATCGCGCCGCCACCGATATCGACCTCATCGTCCTTACCTCTCTCCATCCTGACCATACAGGCGGTATCACATCCTTACGCCAGGCCTGCTCCGCGCCCGTAGCAGCTTCCATCCTGGCTCGCAAGCTGGTAGAACCGTGGCAAGAGAGCAATAGAACGTTTATTTACCCGCCTCATGCCCTCAATGAAGCAGAGCGCGTTTCAATGACCCATGCCCTTGAGCTATCCACCGCGTCTTACGCGCGGCAGGTTCAGCTGGTTGATATCTGGTTGGAAGATGTCGCCGGCCTGCCCAATCATCTTGATTGGCGCGTCATCGCCAGTCCAGGTTTGACACCCGAGAGCCTGTGCCTGTACAATCCTTTCAGCTATGAGCTTCTGAGCGGGGATACCATCATTGCTACAGAACGAAGCGGGGCAGGTTTCAATCCTCAGGAGCGCGCTTCAATGCTGCTACGCGCGGGCCGCAATCGCTGGCAACAGGAACAAACCTTGCAGGTATTACGCGACCTGAAAGTTCACTACCTCTATCCCGGCCACGGCAGGCAGATTCTGGCCAGGCAAGCTATAAGGTCAATTCGGGTTGAATGA
- a CDS encoding efflux RND transporter periplasmic adaptor subunit, protein MPDTEDMSTLEPKTVDTEVNTSEIPINFAPLIDDDTEDFEIPLKPGPATRRRRVWLIPLVIILIILLAGSGVFAYLQFTRPPAVQYTQAAATIGNIAQTVSGAGQVQPSAIYNMNFTASGQIQAIYVHVGEQVKQGQKLAQLSSTSLQDAVSQAQASLNAAEASLSSAETSEGNTDAQQSIALAIAYDNEQNALNTCTTEKNPPANCQQLAEDQYQQARYSAYAAESSAANQVTSAENQVSNAEAALKTAQDNLQAATLTAPHAGIIAAINGMVGEQAGSGGSGSSSSSSSSSAFIVLLDMSSLSITVQVNEADIAGVQVGQPAVFTVAAYPSQTFRASVASIDIQGQTTSSVVTYPVTLAVDNQSLNNAHIYPGMTATVDITTAERIGTLLVPAAALSFSTTAIQNGELTAAQIRALVAGASSSGSASAGGSRGIVVELKNGKLVPVLVTTGLSNGQYTEILSGLNPGDKVVISQTGGTTTTSSGTSGGIRSGGFGGFGGGGFGGGGGRGGAGGGGTGNGG, encoded by the coding sequence ATGCCCGATACCGAGGACATGTCTACACTAGAACCAAAAACAGTCGATACCGAGGTGAATACATCCGAAATACCTATAAATTTCGCGCCGCTTATCGATGATGATACCGAAGATTTCGAGATTCCGCTCAAGCCCGGCCCCGCAACGCGCCGTCGACGGGTCTGGCTCATACCACTGGTCATCATCCTGATTATCTTGCTGGCAGGGAGCGGCGTATTTGCCTATCTGCAATTTACTCGCCCTCCGGCAGTGCAGTACACACAGGCCGCAGCGACTATCGGCAATATCGCCCAGACCGTCTCGGGCGCCGGCCAGGTGCAGCCCAGCGCCATCTATAATATGAATTTCACGGCATCCGGCCAGATACAGGCCATCTATGTCCATGTCGGCGAGCAGGTGAAACAGGGGCAAAAACTTGCGCAACTCAGCAGCACTTCGTTGCAGGATGCCGTCAGCCAGGCCCAGGCTTCTCTCAATGCAGCGGAGGCGTCGCTGAGTTCGGCGGAGACAAGTGAGGGCAATACCGATGCCCAGCAATCAATAGCCCTTGCCATCGCCTACGACAATGAGCAGAACGCTCTCAATACCTGCACGACAGAGAAAAACCCTCCTGCCAATTGCCAGCAGCTGGCGGAGGATCAATACCAGCAGGCCAGGTATTCAGCTTATGCCGCCGAATCTTCCGCGGCCAACCAGGTCACTTCGGCAGAGAACCAGGTGAGCAACGCCGAGGCAGCATTGAAAACAGCGCAGGATAACTTGCAGGCCGCCACGCTCACCGCTCCCCATGCCGGTATCATTGCCGCCATCAACGGCATGGTCGGCGAACAGGCGGGCAGTGGCGGATCGGGTAGTTCCAGCAGTTCCAGCAGTTCATCGGCCTTCATCGTCTTGCTGGATATGAGCAGTCTCAGTATCACCGTGCAGGTTAACGAGGCCGATATCGCAGGCGTGCAGGTTGGCCAGCCGGCCGTCTTTACCGTCGCGGCTTATCCATCACAGACCTTTCGCGCCAGTGTCGCCAGCATCGACATTCAAGGGCAGACGACTTCCAGCGTCGTCACCTACCCGGTCACGCTCGCAGTTGATAATCAGAGCCTCAATAACGCTCATATCTACCCTGGTATGACCGCAACCGTCGATATTACCACCGCTGAGCGCATCGGAACGCTGCTCGTGCCGGCGGCAGCTCTTTCCTTCTCAACCACCGCCATACAAAACGGCGAACTTACCGCCGCTCAAATTCGTGCCCTGGTCGCGGGCGCTTCCTCTTCTGGCTCCGCCAGTGCAGGGGGCAGTCGCGGTATCGTCGTAGAGTTGAAGAACGGCAAATTAGTTCCCGTACTCGTAACTACCGGCCTCAGCAACGGGCAATATACCGAAATTCTCTCCGGCCTCAATCCTGGCGACAAGGTCGTCATCAGTCAAACGGGTGGCACTACCACGACGAGTAGCGGAACAAGCGGTGGAATCAGAAGTGGAGGCTTCGGCGGATTTGGTGGCGGGGGATTTGGTGGAGGTGGTGGTCGCGGAGGCGCAGGTGGCGGCGGAACTGGAAATGGAGGGTAA
- a CDS encoding FHA domain-containing protein, whose protein sequence is MFAIAINALYTTVRKRGTTRQLAGAIVACVLSALLLIPAIVWFNTRFDSEQGALAVTEISGALVYTTVWGWLVPLSSTIAYCLFALPRDSYTAARIPSQQKRTTRANTTAGAVVPPKRQPGMPVPFVYGEGTPWGWLEHRAGRFQGQKLALTRAIVSMGREVDNDIWIDDDTASRYHAELAWSEGQAYLTDNNSLNGVLLNGRRIRGTLIVKSGDMLEIGSYRFLFELAEPPGTLAEQDDPLLYHIPHSSFDPENNFEEQRESPARPGRALEPPKSAGEFAPPIKPLEQETRQEMGQESFEALQETLALEPPPAGSSDQPRAGSRDSLLVICNGELEGKSFLLDRPVITIGRGSESDIIIHDASISRRHAQFLQQADGDYVQDLASRNGTKVNGELLYAPRKLEKGDRICLGTICLEYTFVPEAHTTPLPPLPAPPLSRPISGPTPLRLPSKPK, encoded by the coding sequence ATGTTCGCCATCGCCATAAATGCCCTCTATACGACGGTGCGCAAGCGCGGCACCACGCGGCAACTCGCGGGTGCTATCGTCGCCTGCGTGCTTTCTGCTTTGTTGCTCATTCCCGCGATTGTCTGGTTTAATACGCGCTTTGACTCCGAGCAAGGTGCGCTTGCTGTGACGGAAATTAGCGGAGCGCTGGTATATACTACGGTGTGGGGCTGGCTGGTACCGCTGAGCTCCACGATTGCCTATTGCCTTTTTGCGCTGCCGCGCGATTCCTATACAGCGGCACGCATTCCCAGCCAGCAGAAACGCACCACACGCGCCAATACGACCGCCGGCGCGGTCGTGCCGCCTAAACGCCAGCCCGGCATGCCCGTGCCTTTTGTCTATGGCGAGGGTACGCCGTGGGGATGGCTTGAGCATCGCGCAGGACGCTTCCAGGGCCAGAAACTGGCATTGACACGCGCTATTGTCTCCATGGGGCGCGAAGTGGATAACGATATCTGGATTGACGATGATACGGCCTCGCGCTACCATGCTGAATTAGCCTGGAGCGAAGGTCAGGCCTATCTTACCGACAACAACAGCCTGAATGGTGTGCTCCTCAATGGCAGGCGCATTCGCGGCACGCTGATCGTGAAGAGCGGAGATATGCTGGAGATCGGCTCGTACCGCTTCCTGTTCGAGCTTGCCGAACCTCCCGGCACGCTGGCCGAGCAAGATGATCCGCTGCTGTATCATATCCCGCACTCCTCCTTTGACCCGGAGAATAATTTCGAGGAGCAGCGCGAGTCACCTGCGCGTCCAGGTAGAGCTTTGGAGCCGCCGAAAAGCGCCGGCGAGTTTGCTCCCCCTATAAAACCGTTAGAGCAAGAAACGCGGCAGGAGATGGGGCAGGAAAGCTTTGAAGCCCTGCAAGAGACGCTGGCCCTTGAGCCGCCACCAGCAGGTTCATCCGATCAGCCACGGGCCGGCAGCCGGGATAGTTTGCTCGTGATTTGTAATGGCGAATTGGAGGGCAAGAGCTTTCTGCTGGATCGTCCGGTGATAACGATTGGACGTGGCTCCGAAAGCGATATCATTATTCATGATGCCTCCATATCGCGCCGGCACGCGCAATTTTTACAGCAGGCCGATGGCGACTACGTGCAGGACCTGGCCAGCCGTAACGGCACGAAGGTGAATGGCGAACTGCTCTATGCTCCACGCAAGTTAGAAAAGGGGGATCGCATCTGCCTGGGAACGATCTGCCTGGAGTATACTTTTGTGCCGGAAGCGCACACGACGCCGCTGCCTCCCTTGCCTGCGCCTCCTCTTTCTCGCCCGATAAGCGGCCCTACGCCTTTGCGATTACCCAGCAAACCCAAATGA
- a CDS encoding ABC transporter ATP-binding protein codes for MELQQFAENGRNARVTGVPAPRHPTAARPLIIQVRKLSKNYYLGKNVVPALRNVDIDIARGEFVAVMGPSGSGKSTLMNLLGCLDRPTAGTYILDGVPASQMSVNELAAIRNQKIGFIFQGFNLLPRMTALANVELPLVYSGAPALERRERARQALAVVGLSARANHRPAELSGGQQQRVAIARALVTRPSIILADEPTGNLDSRTGLEVMMILQKLNERGITIVLVTHDPTIASYCRRQIHFRDGKVIEDTVNVTPLKAQELLSQQASERRL; via the coding sequence GTGGAATTGCAGCAATTCGCGGAGAATGGTAGGAACGCGCGTGTGACCGGAGTGCCCGCGCCGCGACATCCCACTGCCGCAAGGCCGCTCATCATCCAGGTGCGCAAGCTCAGCAAGAATTATTACCTGGGGAAGAACGTCGTACCCGCCCTGCGTAACGTCGATATAGACATAGCTCGCGGCGAGTTTGTCGCCGTCATGGGTCCCTCAGGCTCCGGCAAGTCAACCTTAATGAACCTGCTGGGGTGCCTGGATCGCCCCACTGCCGGTACCTACATCCTGGATGGCGTGCCCGCCAGCCAGATGAGCGTGAACGAATTAGCGGCCATTCGCAATCAAAAAATCGGCTTCATCTTTCAGGGCTTCAACCTCTTGCCGCGCATGACAGCCCTTGCCAACGTCGAACTCCCGCTCGTCTACAGCGGGGCGCCGGCGCTGGAGCGTCGCGAACGGGCGCGGCAGGCATTGGCGGTCGTAGGCCTGAGCGCGAGAGCCAATCATCGCCCGGCGGAACTTTCCGGTGGGCAGCAGCAGCGCGTGGCCATCGCCCGCGCGCTGGTTACGCGGCCCTCCATTATCCTGGCCGACGAACCCACCGGCAACCTCGATAGCCGTACAGGTCTCGAAGTAATGATGATCCTGCAAAAGCTCAATGAACGGGGTATTACCATTGTCCTCGTCACCCACGATCCCACCATCGCCAGTTATTGCCGGCGGCAGATTCACTTCCGCGATGGAAAGGTGATCGAAGATACGGTCAATGTTACCCCCCTCAAAGCGCAGGAACTACTTTCGCAACAGGCAAGTGAAAGGAGGCTCTGA
- a CDS encoding response regulator transcription factor → MRLLVVDDEADLAHALARGLRQQGYAVDLAFDGMQGLEFAMVNDYDLAILDLNLPEMDGLEVCRCLRAARSSLLILILTARDQPDERITGLDLGADDYLVKPFHFGELTARVRALLRRDRRVRSPLLQYQDLKLDPTTRVVWQGNRRLELTSKEFGILEYLLRHQGEIVSQEMLLEHVWDMQANPLTNTVRVHINSLRRKLEDIAETPRYIETIVGQGYRVGSPASPGTQQLVEASL, encoded by the coding sequence ATGAGATTGCTAGTCGTTGACGATGAAGCCGACCTGGCCCATGCATTGGCTAGAGGTCTGCGCCAGCAGGGGTACGCCGTAGACCTGGCCTTCGATGGTATGCAGGGGCTTGAGTTTGCCATGGTCAACGACTACGATCTCGCTATTCTCGACCTCAACCTGCCCGAAATGGATGGCCTCGAAGTCTGCCGCTGCCTGCGGGCCGCCAGGTCTTCCCTGCTCATTCTTATCCTCACCGCCCGCGATCAACCCGATGAACGTATCACCGGCCTCGATCTCGGCGCCGACGATTACCTCGTCAAGCCTTTCCATTTCGGCGAACTCACCGCGCGCGTGCGCGCCTTGCTGCGCCGCGATAGGCGTGTGCGCTCTCCTTTGTTGCAATATCAAGACCTGAAGCTGGACCCTACAACGCGCGTCGTCTGGCAGGGCAATCGGCGATTGGAACTGACCTCCAAGGAGTTCGGCATTCTTGAATACCTGCTGCGCCACCAGGGTGAAATCGTCAGCCAGGAGATGTTGTTGGAGCATGTCTGGGATATGCAGGCCAACCCGCTTACAAATACCGTGCGCGTCCATATCAATTCGTTGCGCCGCAAGCTCGAAGATATCGCCGAAACCCCGCGTTACATCGAAACCATTGTCGGTCAGGGCTATCGCGTTGGCTCGCCTGCTTCCCCCGGTACGCAGCAACTCGTGGAGGCATCATTATGA
- a CDS encoding DUF5666 domain-containing protein gives MNVPRIWGRISPGKMLVGCVFLPLALFLLAGCGSNSSSSTGSSNTSTTSAAATATACAQARGNFKTATGTISSIQGSSFVVATTRSGNVTVTYSTTTRFTREDTVPVTSLKEGTFVTVAVASSGSTYTATRITVTSGTGIGGAGGFGNGRFPGARGTPGAGRANNPCFSRGQTGTPGPGTGTATTNFRGLIGTVSQVTSSTLVITDTSGGTFSVTITPQTQVLETTTVTPAALKTGAAVTVSGSPGSNGEIAARTVTILLKLPASTQTQ, from the coding sequence ATGAATGTACCGCGAATATGGGGGAGAATCTCACCTGGAAAAATGCTGGTCGGCTGCGTATTTCTACCCCTGGCGCTATTCCTGCTCGCCGGTTGTGGCAGTAACTCGTCTTCTAGCACCGGCTCCTCCAATACTTCCACTACATCCGCAGCTGCTACTGCTACAGCCTGCGCGCAAGCTCGTGGCAACTTTAAGACGGCAACCGGCACGATCAGCAGCATTCAAGGCTCGTCGTTTGTCGTCGCCACGACGAGGAGCGGCAATGTAACCGTCACCTACTCAACTACAACGCGTTTCACGCGTGAAGATACTGTCCCGGTTACCTCCCTGAAGGAAGGCACGTTCGTAACCGTTGCCGTTGCCAGCTCTGGCAGTACCTACACTGCTACAAGAATAACCGTAACTAGTGGTACCGGCATCGGCGGCGCTGGTGGTTTTGGTAATGGCAGGTTTCCTGGGGCCAGGGGCACTCCTGGGGCCGGGCGAGCCAATAATCCTTGCTTCAGCCGCGGGCAGACCGGAACTCCTGGCCCGGGAACCGGAACCGCGACAACAAACTTTCGTGGGCTGATCGGCACCGTCAGCCAGGTAACGTCTTCTACCCTGGTCATCACCGACACATCCGGGGGCACCTTCAGCGTCACAATCACTCCCCAGACGCAGGTCCTGGAGACGACCACTGTCACTCCGGCGGCCTTAAAAACCGGCGCGGCGGTTACGGTAAGCGGCTCGCCGGGCAGCAATGGCGAGATTGCGGCGCGTACCGTGACTATTCTGTTGAAATTGCCCGCTTCGACGCAAACACAGTAG
- a CDS encoding 3-oxoacyl-[acyl-carrier-protein] synthase III C-terminal domain-containing protein produces MSHMYSEQWPSYVYVVPQVYTRAKVRLIGLGNYAPAGIITNDFFAYISTRLGDPRSAEDLERVTGLSTRHVRSSTLELCRRMAGKDAPGLIDGPDPAKDESLVDMALIAAQRALASAGRDASEIDTVIGASSSDNDAFPTIASLVQMRLGLGPIRSTMLKGACACQTEAFQMCAEVLAASSARLVLMVTAEGLLPNIMHVLDWKTSSLFGEGASAFLLERGDEDTYVINGSDAKQGPSLYYQTPLRKDVIEMAEVDLKIQQLYEAGNGKELNKVLSQYLVGYTKMNGKEVYREAPRAMAECVDALCRHAGLDYEELAHIVPHQANSRITRRMGELLINDYGWPPSTMEKLVDNFRYYGNLSNASIATALVELLRQGRLHEGDWMALPAVGGGMNYGCWLLRYHDLENPDAVLNP; encoded by the coding sequence ATGTCACATATGTATTCAGAGCAATGGCCTTCCTATGTCTATGTGGTGCCTCAAGTCTACACACGAGCAAAGGTACGCTTGATCGGCCTCGGCAACTATGCTCCCGCGGGTATTATCACCAACGATTTTTTTGCCTACATCTCCACTCGCCTGGGCGATCCTCGCAGCGCTGAAGACCTGGAACGTGTTACGGGACTGAGCACGCGGCATGTGCGCTCCAGCACGCTTGAACTCTGTCGCCGCATGGCGGGCAAAGATGCTCCCGGCCTGATTGATGGCCCCGACCCGGCCAAAGATGAATCGCTGGTGGATATGGCGTTGATCGCGGCACAAAGGGCGCTCGCCAGCGCGGGACGCGATGCCTCGGAGATCGATACGGTGATCGGCGCGTCCTCTTCGGACAACGATGCGTTTCCGACCATAGCCAGCCTGGTACAGATGCGCCTGGGACTGGGGCCTATTCGCTCGACGATGCTGAAGGGGGCCTGTGCCTGCCAGACGGAGGCGTTCCAGATGTGCGCGGAGGTGCTGGCGGCGAGTTCGGCCCGGCTGGTGCTGATGGTAACGGCGGAGGGATTGCTGCCCAATATCATGCACGTGCTGGACTGGAAGACAAGCTCGCTGTTCGGTGAGGGCGCGTCAGCGTTTCTGCTGGAGCGCGGGGACGAGGATACCTATGTGATTAACGGTTCGGACGCGAAGCAAGGCCCGTCGCTGTATTATCAAACGCCGCTGCGCAAGGATGTGATCGAGATGGCCGAGGTGGATTTGAAGATACAGCAACTGTATGAGGCGGGCAATGGCAAGGAACTGAACAAGGTGCTGTCGCAATACCTGGTCGGCTATACGAAAATGAATGGGAAAGAGGTATACCGCGAGGCGCCGCGCGCGATGGCGGAGTGCGTAGACGCGCTCTGCCGCCATGCCGGACTGGATTATGAGGAACTGGCGCATATTGTGCCGCACCAGGCGAATTCGCGCATCACGCGGCGCATGGGGGAACTCTTGATTAATGACTACGGCTGGCCCCCTTCGACGATGGAGAAACTGGTCGACAATTTCCGCTACTACGGCAACCTGTCAAACGCGAGCATTGCGACGGCCCTGGTGGAGCTGCTGCGGCAAGGACGGCTGCACGAGGGGGACTGGATGGCGCTTCCTGCCGTTGGCGGCGGCATGAACTATGGCTGCTGGCTGCTGCGCTACCACGATCTGGAAAACCCCGACGCGGTATTGAATCCATAA
- a CDS encoding ATP-binding protein: MRMRQLNPFRLWKKRRLPLRIRLALGSATLVFVLSFALLLFINTTALERFPNIIRYHILTPTRTQQSGPLPAGSFTRPAAGDIYRRAANPLEFALLLELRNISLIGLAAITVLGGIGAYWLAGMALRPVRKVSAAARRIEANTLNTRLALDGPSDEVKELADTFDAMLARLQSTFELQKRFVADVAHELRTPLASLRTNLEVVAGDPQANLEDFRAMIATQERALTRLECLVADLLILATAEQQSTGELITLASLLEEVVCDLEYIASMRQIELQLESDGEGVVRGNGPLLARAFSNLIENAIYYNRPGGKVTISFNRKDRWAVVVVADTGIGIPFDKQSRIFDRFYRADSSRSRHKGGAGLGLSIVSAIVQHHGGRIQVESTPDVGSTFTILLPLAQNLITSTSS; encoded by the coding sequence ATGAGAATGCGGCAGCTCAACCCTTTCCGCCTGTGGAAAAAGCGACGCCTTCCTTTACGAATACGACTGGCGCTTGGCTCTGCCACGCTGGTATTCGTTCTCAGCTTTGCCCTGCTGCTCTTCATAAACACCACGGCCCTCGAGCGCTTCCCCAATATTATTCGCTACCATATCCTTACGCCTACCAGGACGCAGCAAAGCGGCCCGCTACCCGCGGGTTCTTTCACCAGGCCTGCTGCCGGTGACATCTACCGGAGAGCAGCCAATCCACTCGAATTTGCCCTCTTGCTTGAATTGCGCAACATCTCCCTGATCGGCCTGGCTGCCATCACTGTGCTAGGAGGTATTGGCGCCTACTGGCTCGCGGGCATGGCTTTGCGCCCGGTGAGAAAAGTTAGCGCCGCCGCCAGGCGCATTGAGGCAAACACGCTCAATACCCGCCTGGCGCTGGATGGCCCATCCGACGAGGTCAAGGAGTTGGCCGACACCTTTGATGCCATGTTAGCACGCTTGCAAAGCACGTTTGAGCTACAGAAGCGTTTTGTCGCCGATGTCGCCCACGAACTGCGTACTCCCCTTGCCTCCCTGCGCACCAACCTCGAAGTGGTCGCCGGCGATCCCCAGGCCAACCTGGAAGATTTCCGCGCCATGATCGCGACGCAGGAACGCGCATTAACCCGTCTCGAATGCCTCGTCGCCGATCTGCTCATCCTGGCAACCGCGGAACAACAATCTACCGGCGAGCTAATAACATTGGCCTCATTGTTGGAAGAGGTCGTCTGCGACCTGGAGTACATCGCCAGCATGCGGCAGATAGAGCTACAACTTGAGAGTGATGGCGAGGGCGTCGTGCGCGGCAATGGCCCGCTGCTGGCACGCGCCTTCAGCAATCTGATCGAGAATGCGATTTATTACAACCGTCCCGGTGGCAAGGTCACCATCTCTTTCAACCGTAAGGATCGTTGGGCCGTCGTCGTCGTCGCCGATACAGGCATCGGCATTCCTTTCGACAAGCAGTCCCGCATTTTCGACCGCTTTTACCGCGCCGATTCCTCGCGTTCTCGTCACAAAGGGGGAGCTGGCCTTGGTCTCTCGATTGTCTCGGCCATTGTGCAGCATCATGGCGGCCGTATCCAGGTAGAAAGCACTCCCGATGTTGGCAGCACCTTTACCATCCTGCTGCCACTCGCCCAGAATCTGATTACTTCTACATCGTCTTAA